In Spinacia oleracea cultivar Varoflay chromosome 5, BTI_SOV_V1, whole genome shotgun sequence, a single window of DNA contains:
- the LOC110780737 gene encoding uncharacterized protein, which translates to MWHVRTITAVRARKSHTKKNTQTEEKISSTEKIDTGRSEEEEDEKWQRPPKMYNKYRDTKKYCDFHKDHGHLTEECTHLKDNIEDLIRRGYLTQFKAKSSYSRTYENRDDDGRFDNRKTEQKQNHPTDQKRSNDILVITGGPVYAGTTASGAKASVSEFKHQVNYHNLGKWPAPPKIPQCTFTEDDCKGIIYPHDDPMVLALDVANRKIHRILIDGGSSANILFWPAFQELQIEEKHIKPVNYPVIGFTGATVIPEGIVSLPVQIGQGKDIKDVMVDFMIVKVPAAYNAILGRPFIHDAGAVVSTYHLTMMYTTNDNRSAKVKGNQEQAKRCYHTALKQPPRPPPMAEADIPLSRKRKRAERKKDALLDMENFEHREEGLLKPAPTEET; encoded by the exons ATGTGGCACGTGAGAACAATTACGGCAGTCAGAGCAAGAAAGAGCCATACAAAAAAGAATACCCAGACAGAAGAGAAAATCAGCAGCACAGAAAAGATTGACACGGGCAGGTCAGAGGAAGAG GAGGACGAGAAATGGCAGAGACCACCGAAAATGTATAACAAATACAGGGACACTAAGAAGTACTGTGATTTTCACAAGGATCATGGTCATCTCACAGAGGAGTGCACTCACTTGAAAGATAACATTGAGGACCTGATCCGAAGGGGGTACCTAACACAATTTAAAGCAAAAAGCTCGTATAGCAGGACCTACGAAAACAGGGATGATGATGGTCGATTCGATAACAGAAAGACAGAGCAAAAACAGAACCACCCAACAGATCAGAAGAGGTCGAATGATATACTGGTCATAACAGGAGGACCAGTTTACGCCGGTACTACAGCCAGCGGTGCTAAGGCCAGTGTGAGCGAATTTAAACACCAGGTTAATTACCATAACTTAGGAAAATGGCCTGCCCCTCCAAAAATCCCACAGTGCACCTTTACGGAAGATGATTGTAAGGGCATAATTTACCCCCATGATGACCCAATGGTGTTAGCTCTGGATGTGGCTAACAGAAAAAtccatcgaatcctgatagacgGAGGCAGCTCTGCAAATATTCTATTCTGGCCAGCTTTCCAAGAGCTGCAGATCGAAGAAAAACACATAAAACCAGTTAACTACCCAGTAATTGGCTTCACAGGGGCAACGGTGATACCAGAAGGAATAGTCAGCTTACCTGTCCAAATTGGGCAGGGAAAAGATATCAAGGATGTCATGGTTGATTTCATGATAGTGAAAGTACCTGCAGCATACAACGCCATTCTGGGCAGACCATTTATCCATGATGCAGGGGCAGTGGTGTCTACTTATCATCTCACCATGATGTACACAACGAATGATAACAGATCAGCTAAGGTCAAGGGAAATCAAGAACAGGCCAAGAGATGCTACCACACAGCCCTGAAACAGCCACCCAGACCCCCACCCATGGCAGAGGCAGACATTCCCTTGtctagaaagagaaagagagcagagcGTAAAAAAGACGCACTACTGGACATGGAAAATTTTGAGCATCGTGAAGAAGGACTGTTAAAGCCAGCCCCAACAGAAGAAACATAG